From the genome of Acipenser ruthenus chromosome 14, fAciRut3.2 maternal haplotype, whole genome shotgun sequence, one region includes:
- the LOC117419587 gene encoding single-stranded DNA-binding protein, mitochondrial isoform X2 — protein MNSLILERSMNRVQLLGRVGQDPVMRQVEGRNPVTIFSMATNEMWRSGEGDTTSTGDVSQKTTWHRISVFRPGLRDVAYQYVKKGARVLVEGKLDYGEYVDKNNVRRQATTIIADNIIFLSDTLKERV, from the exons ATGAACTCCCTCATCCTGGAGAGAT CTATGAACCGAGTGCAGCTCCTGGGGCGCGTGGGTCAGGACCCAGTGATGCGGCAGGTCGAGGGGAGGAACCCTGTCACCATCTTCTCCATGGCAACCAATGAGATGTGGCGATCGGGGGAAGGGGACACCACTTCTACAG GAGATGTCAGCCAGAAGACCACGTGGCACAGGATCTCTGTGTTCCGACCAGGGCTGCGGGATGTGGCTTACCAATATGTGAAAAAGGG AGCTCGTGTTCTGGTTGAAGGAAAGCTTGATTATGGGGAATATGTGGATAAAAACAACGTCAGACGACAAGCCACCACCATTATAGCAG ACAATATCATCTTTTTAAGTGACACCTTGAAGGAGAGAGTCTGA
- the LOC117419587 gene encoding single-stranded DNA-binding protein, mitochondrial isoform X1, with protein sequence MFRRASVQVFRQYVRHQSNEMNSLILERSMNRVQLLGRVGQDPVMRQVEGRNPVTIFSMATNEMWRSGEGDTTSTGDVSQKTTWHRISVFRPGLRDVAYQYVKKGARVLVEGKLDYGEYVDKNNVRRQATTIIADNIIFLSDTLKERV encoded by the exons ATGTTTAGAAGGGCTTCAGTGCAG GTATTCCGGCAGTATGTCAGACATCAGTCAAACGAAATGAACTCCCTCATCCTGGAGAGAT CTATGAACCGAGTGCAGCTCCTGGGGCGCGTGGGTCAGGACCCAGTGATGCGGCAGGTCGAGGGGAGGAACCCTGTCACCATCTTCTCCATGGCAACCAATGAGATGTGGCGATCGGGGGAAGGGGACACCACTTCTACAG GAGATGTCAGCCAGAAGACCACGTGGCACAGGATCTCTGTGTTCCGACCAGGGCTGCGGGATGTGGCTTACCAATATGTGAAAAAGGG AGCTCGTGTTCTGGTTGAAGGAAAGCTTGATTATGGGGAATATGTGGATAAAAACAACGTCAGACGACAAGCCACCACCATTATAGCAG ACAATATCATCTTTTTAAGTGACACCTTGAAGGAGAGAGTCTGA